A region of Heliangelus exortis chromosome 4, bHelExo1.hap1, whole genome shotgun sequence DNA encodes the following proteins:
- the SRD5A3 gene encoding polyprenal reductase yields the protein MAVLLAAAWALLAVAFLAALLLVRRAQPRRPGGGLGLSELFQDLLRYGKTKGWCGQAPGWLRLLQVPKRWFTHFYVVSVLWNGFLLIQLFRAEFLGVSLPSQIQQVQHALGRDSQSEDTGNEHFSVLLVLLLLWLHSCRRLSECLWTSVFSSGVIHIVQYCFGLGYYLALGSTVLCQVPTNVGNGKGLSVQICWYHVVGVMIYIWASLHQHRCLVILANLRKSKSGKVISLNHSVPFGDWFETVSCPHYFAELLIYVSMAITLGFYNVTWWCVVMYVLFNQALAAVLCHEFYQKNFSSYPKHRKAFIPYVF from the exons ATGGCGGTGCTGCTGGCCGCCGCCTGGGCCCTGCTGGCCGTCGCGTTTCTTGCAGCGCTGCTGCTGGTTCGGCGGGCCCAGCCGCGGCGGCCCGGGGGCGGCCTCGGCCTCTCTGAGCTTTTCCAGGACCTGCTCCGCTACGGGAAGACGAAGGGCTGGTGCGGGCAGGCACCGGGCTGGCTGCGCCTCCTCCAGGTGCCCAAGAG GTGGTTTACTCACTTTTATGTGGTTTCTGTGCTCTGGAATGGCTTTCTGCTGATCCAGCTTTTCCGAGCTGAGTTCCTTGGAGTGTCTCTGCCATCACAGATTCAGCAAGTGCAGCATGCTCTTGGCAGAGATTCTCAAAGTGAGGACACAGGCAA TGAGcacttctctgtgctgctggttcTCCTGCTGCTTTGGCTGCATAGTTGTCGAAGACTCTCAGAATGCCTCTGGACCAGCGTGTTTTCCAGCGGTGTCATCCATATCGTGCAGTATTGCTTTGGACTTGGTTACTACCTTGCTCTTGGCTCAACTGTGCTGTGTCAAGTGCCTACTAATGTTGGGAATG GAAAAGGTCTTTCTGTGCAGATCTGCTGGTATCACGTTGTAGGAGTAATGATATACATTTGGGCCTCCCTTCACCAACACAGATGTCTCGTGATTCTTGCTAATCTTAGAAAAAGTAAATCAG GAAAGGTCATAAGCCTGAACCACAGTGTACCTTTTGGAGACTGGTTTGAGACAGTTTCTTGCCCTCATTATTTTGCAGAGCTCCTCATTTATGTATCCATGGCCATCACACTTGGATTCTACAATGTGACGTGGTGGTGTGTAGTGATGTATGTTCTTTTCAACCAGGCACTGGCTGCTGTTTTGTGTCACGAGTTCTATCAGAAAAACTTCAGCTCCTACCCAAAGCATCGAAAAGCATTTATACCATATGttttttag
- the TMEM165 gene encoding putative divalent cation/proton antiporter TMEM165, producing MGSPPSPPPLPRAAALLLAAALLLTAPAGLRAAPEEEPVRKKEPPPPPPAAQGVEPRAEKGSSQVAPVHFVNEESADKTNLGFIHAFVAAISVIIVSELGDKTFFIAAIMAMRYNRLTVLAGAMLALGLMTCLSVLFGYATTVIPRIYTYYVSTALFAIFGIRMLREGLKMSPDEGQEELEEVQAEIKKKDEELQRTKLLNGPGDVESGPGTTIPQKKWLHFISPIFVQAFTLTFLAEWGDRSQLTTIVLAAREDPYGVAVGGTVGHCLCTGLAVIGGRMIAQKISVRTVTIIGGIVFLAFAFSALFISPDSGF from the exons ATGGGCTCGCCGCCGTCCCCGCCGCCGCTCCCCCGGGCCGCCGCGCTGCTGCTGGCGGCGGCCCTGCTGCTGACGGCCCCGGCGGGGTTGCGAGCCGCTCCGGAGGAAGAGCCCGTCAGGAAGAAGGAGCCGCCGCCACCACCGCCGGCGGCGCAGGGGGTCGAACCGCGGGCTGAG AAGGGGTCCTCCCAGGTTGCTCCAGTGCACTTTGTCAATGAAGAGTCAGCTGACAAGACTAACTTGGGCTTTATTCATGCATTTGTGGCTGCTATATCAGTCATCATTGTGTCAGAACTGGGGGATAAGACCTTCTTCATTGCTGCCATCATGGCGATGCGATACAACCGCCTGACTGTACTGGCTGGTGCTATGCTTGCCCTGGGACTGATGACGTGTTTATCAG tgctgtttggCTATGCCACCACAGTTATTCCTCGCATTTACACCTACTACGTGTCAACAGCACTGTTTGCAATTTTTGGTATCCGAATGCTTCGAGAAGGCTTGAAAATGAGTCCAGATGAAGGtcaggaagagctggaggaagttcaagcagaaattaaaaaaaaagacgaGGAA CTTCAGAGAACTAAACTGTTAAATGGGCCAGGAGATGTGGAATCGGGGCCAGGCACCACCATACCTCAGAAGAAGTGgctacattttatttctccaaTCTTTGTTCAAGCTTTTACTTTAACATTTCTAGCTGAATGGGGTGATCGGTCCCAATTAACAACCATAGTTTTGGCTGCCAGAGAG gacCCCTATGGTGTGGCAGTAGGAGGGACAGTGGGACATTGTCTATGCACTGGCTTAGCAGTTATTGGAGGGAGAATGATAGCACAAAAAATTTCTGTTAGGACTG tgacaATCATAGGAGGCATTGTCTTCTTAGCATTTGCATTTTCTGCACTATTTATAAGTCCAGACtctggtttttaa